A region of Malaciobacter marinus DNA encodes the following proteins:
- the lpxD gene encoding UDP-3-O-(3-hydroxymyristoyl)glucosamine N-acyltransferase, with product MNLKNIAQALDIKCEYDLEITSLNTLLDSNKNELTFLENKKYINDLEKTKAGAVLVKKEFLNKVPQDTIALVCEEPYVALAKASKYFAPNVVETIGKDAIVGENTKVLDNVYIGKNTQIGNDCTIMPGVFIGDNVKIGNNTILYPNVCIYRDCEVGNDCIIHAGTIVGSDGFGFAISGADYIKIYQNGNVIIKNNVDIGSNCAIDRAAFKSTIIEDNVRLDNLVHIAHNCKLGKGTILTGQVGLSGSTILHEYVVMGGQSATAGHLEIAPFTTIAARGGVTKSITTPKKFWAGFPLMEHKTWLRLQGKISKLLKK from the coding sequence ATGAATTTAAAAAATATAGCTCAAGCATTAGATATAAAATGTGAATATGATTTAGAAATTACTTCTTTAAATACACTATTAGATTCAAATAAAAATGAATTAACTTTTTTAGAAAATAAAAAATATATAAATGATTTAGAAAAAACTAAAGCTGGTGCAGTTTTAGTTAAAAAAGAGTTTTTAAATAAAGTACCTCAAGATACAATAGCTTTAGTTTGTGAAGAGCCTTATGTGGCTTTAGCAAAAGCTAGTAAATATTTTGCTCCAAATGTAGTAGAAACTATAGGGAAAGATGCAATTGTTGGTGAAAATACTAAAGTATTAGATAATGTATATATAGGAAAAAACACACAAATAGGTAATGATTGTACAATTATGCCAGGTGTTTTTATTGGGGATAATGTAAAAATAGGTAATAATACTATTTTATACCCAAATGTATGTATTTACAGAGATTGCGAAGTAGGAAATGACTGTATAATTCATGCTGGAACTATAGTAGGTAGTGATGGTTTTGGGTTTGCAATTTCTGGAGCTGATTACATAAAAATTTATCAAAATGGAAATGTAATTATAAAAAACAATGTTGATATAGGTTCTAATTGTGCAATTGATAGGGCTGCATTTAAATCTACAATAATAGAAGATAATGTAAGACTTGATAATTTAGTACATATTGCACATAATTGTAAGCTAGGAAAGGGTACAATTCTTACTGGACAAGTAGGGCTTTCAGGTTCGACTATACTTCATGAATATGTAGTGATGGGTGGACAAAGTGCTACAGCAGGACATTTAGAAATAGCACCTTTTACAACAATAGCTGCAAGAGGTGGAGTAACTAAAAGTATTACTACTCCTAAAAAGTTTTGGGCAGGATTTCCTTTAATGGAACATAAAACATGGCTAAGGCTTCAAGGTAAAATATCAAAACTTTTGAAAAAATAA
- the ilvN gene encoding acetolactate synthase small subunit, whose product MNNFNHYYDTETIRQVISVIVLNEHNALSRIVGLFSARGYNIDSLTVAPISDTQYSRMTIVTTGDKRIIDQIVKQLNKLIPVLKVNEHRNVIEKETVLVKIPIDQPISDVEVIARAYNGHIQNVTEEAIVISATDEPHRIANFTNIMNTRFNPLEVVKSGVVAMER is encoded by the coding sequence TTTCTGTTATTGTCTTAAATGAGCATAATGCTTTATCAAGAATTGTAGGACTTTTTTCAGCGCGTGGATATAATATTGATTCATTAACAGTCGCTCCTATTTCTGATACACAATACTCTAGAATGACTATTGTCACTACAGGTGATAAAAGAATTATTGATCAAATTGTAAAACAATTGAATAAATTAATACCTGTACTTAAAGTAAATGAACATAGAAATGTTATCGAAAAAGAAACAGTACTAGTTAAAATACCAATTGATCAGCCAATAAGTGATGTAGAAGTTATAGCAAGAGCTTATAATGGACATATTCAAAATGTTACAGAGGAGGCTATTGTGATATCTGCAACAGATGAACCACATAGAATAGCAAATTTTACAAATATAATGAATACAAGATTTAACCCACTTGAAGTTGTAAAAAGTGGTGTTGTTGCAATGGAAAGATAG